Proteins from a genomic interval of Crassostrea angulata isolate pt1a10 chromosome 7, ASM2561291v2, whole genome shotgun sequence:
- the LOC128193016 gene encoding outer dynein arm-docking complex subunit 4-like isoform X4: MPRRGGSDNGSENQELVGTFETLRDEGEHFVHVKLWQKAIDSFTRAIEMSPEEKKCFVTRSKCWLQLGNAENALTDAEEALRLDKEYIPGLYQKAEAMYQLGDFETALVFFHRGHKLRPELQEFRLGIQKAQEAINNSIGKPDSVKLTAEGDLTYFYKQEEDEKAKAKAKKTGGTYGKPGAKKEAAKERQKPQASGDQKTIKQLLGELYGDKDFLEKLLSEDSMTSDNNPTNKDIREKIYDGLEYLHSRADFWRQQKPMYARKRDKAKQRQSAKARNQDPTSYLLRCLEDIDDDQSKERYEESLQKAKKTLKTVENMNEDQLQNKAEILANIHSQIGNAYLELGKYNDSLKHHEEDLKISKENGLEDARSRALDNLGRVHARKGNYDKAISVWEEKLPMSKSPLESTWLYHEIGRCYLELQRYQDARDFGEKAIQAAKEAEDDGWQLHASVLVAQSEVKLGDLQSASESFERSLDIAKKLNDGPAEAAIKKAMEEVNNRIVQGVKEGDGKDDDDRESVKSDKDRKGATSQASDKGNQSDQEDKRSRHSNEGEDKDNRYDDYPDDFEQDQQEKGSKQGSRPNSQPEEVSKKESNESKPRDSPSKDAEESTDKPTKSPSPAQPQSPSTVKATTSTGKDSKKGSESRKTSKESQKSTKSVQGTKSEQQKKTSKTSSKGKSSPPMKRKSTQEKKQSSEKKQSVGKKETEEKKQSGGKKDSTDSKGMGEGSKKAEETDDENDEIRKVSEANSKVDMFEKDEDKKEDKREESETKPSKPQKKSSGEGPTKKKSSQSPYVKTTKKASNSSIKSKTSTTSSGKGEEKSKQEKDSREDQSSSKDEVKVEDQEKKENQNTEQKKSSDDDIEEKPAEKRDSLEETEQNESNAVETQQNESDTKETQQNESKSDTKGTQQNESKTKTENKNISQDETNVQMVSEEDSAVPLETTEKDSKVEVEPYDTEAAEKGKEKEEEGQKS; encoded by the exons atgccACGAAGAGGAGGAAGTGACAATGGTTCAGAAAACCAGGAACTGGTGGGAACATTCGAAACACTTCGTGATGAGGGCGAGCACTTTGTCCATGTCAAGCTATGGCAAAAAGCAATTGACAGCTTCACACGg GCCATTGAAATGAGCCCGGAGGAGAAGAAGTGCTTTGTCACAAGATCAAAGTGTTGGTTACAACTAGGCAATGCTGAGAATGCACTCACTGATGCAGAGGAAGCTCTCAGACTTGACAAAGAATATATTCCT ggATTGTATCAGAAAGCTGAAGCAATGTACCAGTTAGGGGATTTTGAAACAGCACTGGTATTCTTCCACAGAGGGCACAAGCTAAGACCAGAGCTCCAGGAATTCCGACTGGGTATACAGAAAGCCCAGGAGGCCATCAATAACAGTATCGGAA AGCCTGATTCTGTCAAACTGACTGCAGAGGGAGACCTTACTTACTTCTACAAACAGGAAGAG GATGAGAAGGCCAAG GCAAAAGCAAAGAAGACAGGAGGAACCTATGGAAAACCAGGGGCTAAGAAAGAGGCTGCCAAGGAGAGACAGAAGCCCCAGGCTAGCGGGGACCAGAAGACCATCAAACAGCTCCTTGGGGAACTCTACGGGGACAAAGACTTCCTGGAAAAACTCCTCAGTGAGGACA GTATGACAAGTGACAACAACCCAACAAACAAAGACATCCGAGAGAAGATCTACGACGGACTGGAGTACCTTCACTCCCGAGCGGACTTCTGGAGGCAGCAGAAGCCGATGTATGCACGGAAACGGGACAAGGCTAAACAGAGACAGAGCGCCAAGGCCAGGAACCAGGACCCGACCAGCTACCTGCTTCGCTGTCTGGAGGACATTGATGATG ATCAATCCAAGGAGAGATatgaagaaagtttacagaaaGCCAAGAAAACACTGAAGACAGTTGAAAACATGAACGAAGACCAGCTCCAAAACAAAGCCGAGATCCTGGCCAACATTCACAGCCAGATAGGAAACGCCTACCTCGAACTCGGCAAATACAACGACTCTCTCAAACATCACGAAGAGGACCTCAAAATCTCCAAAGAAAA TGGTTTGGAAGATGCCAGATCAAGAGCCCTGGATAACCTCGGAAGAGTTCATGCTCGTAAAGGAAACTACGATAAGGCCATCTCAGT ATGGGAGGAGAAACTTCCAATGAGCAAGTCTCCGCTAGAAAGCACCTGGTTATACCATGAGATTGGTCGCTGTTACCTGGAGTTACAGAGATACCAAGACGCCAGAGACTTTGGGGAGAAGGCGATACAGGCAGCAAAGGAAGCAGAGGATGATGGGTGGCAGCTACACGCTAGCGTCCTTGTCGCCCAATCAGAGG TTAAACTAGGAGATTTACAATCAGCATCAGAATCCTTCGAAAGATCATTAGATATAGCCAAAAAACTGAACGATGGACCAGCAGAGGCAGCTATTAAAAAAGCCATGGAGGAGGTGAACAACCGGATAGTGCAGGGGGTGAAAGAAGGGGATGGAAAAGACGACGACGACAGAGAATCCGTGAAGTCCGACAAAGACAGGAAGGGGGCCACCAGTCAAGCATCAG acAAGGGAAACCAAAGTGATCAGGAAGACAAGAGAAGTCGACATAGCAATGAGGGGGAAGATAAAG ACAACAGATACGATGATTATCCGGACGACTTTGAACAGGACCAGCAAG AAAAAGGTAGTAAGCAAGGGTCAAGGCCAAATTCTCAACCTGAAGAGGTTTCAAAGAAGGAGAGCAATGAATCCAAGCCAAGGGACAGTCCAAGTAAAGATGCAGAAGAAAGTACAGACAAACCAACAAAGTCACCAAGTCCCGCACAGCCACAGTCTCCTTCAACGGTCAAGGCCACAACTAGTACAGGAAAGGATAGCAAGAAAGGATCAGAAAGTAGGAAAACAAGCAAAGAGTCTCAGAAGTCAACTAAAAGTGTCCAAGGTACCAAGAGTGAGCAGCAGAAGAAGACATCAAAGACTTCCAGTAAAGGAAAGTCCAGTCCTCCAATGAAGAGAAAATCGACTCAAGAAAAGAAACAGTCAAGTGAAAAGAAACAGTCAGTTGGGAAGAAGGAGACAGAGGAGAAGAAACAGTCAGGAGGGAAGAAAGATTCTACAGACAGCAAGGGCATGGGTGAGGGATCAAAGAAAGCAGAAGAGACCGATgatgaaaatgatgaaataagaAAGGTTTCAGAGGCAAACTCCAAAGTAGACATGTTTGAAAAAGATGAAGATAAGAAAGAGGACAAAAGAGAGGAATCTGAAACCAAACCATCTAAACCACAGAAGAAGTCTTCAGGAGAAGGTCCAACTAAAAAGAAGTCATCTCAGAGTCCTTATGTTAAGACTACTAAAAAGGCATCTAACAGTAGTATAAAAAGCAAGACCTCGACTACCAGCAGTGGTAAAGGGGAGGAGAAATCTAAACAGGAGAAGGATAGCAGAGAAGATCAATCCAGTAGCAAAGATGAGGTAAAGGTTGAGGAccaagagaaaaaagaaaatcagaatACAGAACAGAAAAAATCAAGTGATGATGATATAGAAGAAAAACCTGCAGAGAAGAGAGACTCTTTAGAGGAAACTGAACAAAATGAAAGCAACGCTGTGGAGACACAACAAAATGAAAGTGATACCAAAGAGACTCaacaaaatgaaagtaaaagcgATACCAAAGGGACTCaacaaaatgaaagtaaaacaaaGACAGAAAATAAGAACATCTCACAAGATG AGACAAATGTACAAATGGTTAGTGAGGAGGATTCGGCCGTGCCTCTAGAGACAACAGAGAAGGACTCTAAAGTAGAGGTTGAACCTTATGATACAGAAGCCGCAGAGAAAG gaaaagaaaaagaggaG
- the LOC128193016 gene encoding outer dynein arm-docking complex subunit 4-like isoform X6, with translation MPRRGGSDNGSENQELVGTFETLRDEGEHFVHVKLWQKAIDSFTRAIEMSPEEKKCFVTRSKCWLQLGNAENALTDAEEALRLDKEYIPGLYQKAEAMYQLGDFETALVFFHRGHKLRPELQEFRLGIQKAQEAINNSIGKPDSVKLTAEGDLTYFYKQEEDEKAKAKAKKTGGTYGKPGAKKEAAKERQKPQASGDQKTIKQLLGELYGDKDFLEKLLSEDSMTSDNNPTNKDIREKIYDGLEYLHSRADFWRQQKPMYARKRDKAKQRQSAKARNQDPTSYLLRCLEDIDDDQSKERYEESLQKAKKTLKTVENMNEDQLQNKAEILANIHSQIGNAYLELGKYNDSLKHHEEDLKISKENGLEDARSRALDNLGRVHARKGNYDKAISVWEEKLPMSKSPLESTWLYHEIGRCYLELQRYQDARDFGEKAIQAAKEAEDDGWQLHASVLVAQSEVKLGDLQSASESFERSLDIAKKLNDGPAEAAIKKAMEEVNNRIVQGVKEGDGKDDDDRESVKSDKDRKGATSQASDKGNQSDQEDKRSRHSNEGEDKAVDFKLSTANRSSPRPVAKSPRPRSVSIRDPRDSAGGSKGGQGETGSRGTGDGHLSPAMKKKTPSPKARKEAAPGYMETISPSASAKGSAKGSKAGSENSKTEGLGYNHPFEIKRKEKEEEGQKS, from the exons atgccACGAAGAGGAGGAAGTGACAATGGTTCAGAAAACCAGGAACTGGTGGGAACATTCGAAACACTTCGTGATGAGGGCGAGCACTTTGTCCATGTCAAGCTATGGCAAAAAGCAATTGACAGCTTCACACGg GCCATTGAAATGAGCCCGGAGGAGAAGAAGTGCTTTGTCACAAGATCAAAGTGTTGGTTACAACTAGGCAATGCTGAGAATGCACTCACTGATGCAGAGGAAGCTCTCAGACTTGACAAAGAATATATTCCT ggATTGTATCAGAAAGCTGAAGCAATGTACCAGTTAGGGGATTTTGAAACAGCACTGGTATTCTTCCACAGAGGGCACAAGCTAAGACCAGAGCTCCAGGAATTCCGACTGGGTATACAGAAAGCCCAGGAGGCCATCAATAACAGTATCGGAA AGCCTGATTCTGTCAAACTGACTGCAGAGGGAGACCTTACTTACTTCTACAAACAGGAAGAG GATGAGAAGGCCAAG GCAAAAGCAAAGAAGACAGGAGGAACCTATGGAAAACCAGGGGCTAAGAAAGAGGCTGCCAAGGAGAGACAGAAGCCCCAGGCTAGCGGGGACCAGAAGACCATCAAACAGCTCCTTGGGGAACTCTACGGGGACAAAGACTTCCTGGAAAAACTCCTCAGTGAGGACA GTATGACAAGTGACAACAACCCAACAAACAAAGACATCCGAGAGAAGATCTACGACGGACTGGAGTACCTTCACTCCCGAGCGGACTTCTGGAGGCAGCAGAAGCCGATGTATGCACGGAAACGGGACAAGGCTAAACAGAGACAGAGCGCCAAGGCCAGGAACCAGGACCCGACCAGCTACCTGCTTCGCTGTCTGGAGGACATTGATGATG ATCAATCCAAGGAGAGATatgaagaaagtttacagaaaGCCAAGAAAACACTGAAGACAGTTGAAAACATGAACGAAGACCAGCTCCAAAACAAAGCCGAGATCCTGGCCAACATTCACAGCCAGATAGGAAACGCCTACCTCGAACTCGGCAAATACAACGACTCTCTCAAACATCACGAAGAGGACCTCAAAATCTCCAAAGAAAA TGGTTTGGAAGATGCCAGATCAAGAGCCCTGGATAACCTCGGAAGAGTTCATGCTCGTAAAGGAAACTACGATAAGGCCATCTCAGT ATGGGAGGAGAAACTTCCAATGAGCAAGTCTCCGCTAGAAAGCACCTGGTTATACCATGAGATTGGTCGCTGTTACCTGGAGTTACAGAGATACCAAGACGCCAGAGACTTTGGGGAGAAGGCGATACAGGCAGCAAAGGAAGCAGAGGATGATGGGTGGCAGCTACACGCTAGCGTCCTTGTCGCCCAATCAGAGG TTAAACTAGGAGATTTACAATCAGCATCAGAATCCTTCGAAAGATCATTAGATATAGCCAAAAAACTGAACGATGGACCAGCAGAGGCAGCTATTAAAAAAGCCATGGAGGAGGTGAACAACCGGATAGTGCAGGGGGTGAAAGAAGGGGATGGAAAAGACGACGACGACAGAGAATCCGTGAAGTCCGACAAAGACAGGAAGGGGGCCACCAGTCAAGCATCAG acAAGGGAAACCAAAGTGATCAGGAAGACAAGAGAAGTCGACATAGCAATGAGGGGGAAGATAAAG CGGTAGACTTCAAGCTGAGCACTGCCAATCGGTCAAGCCCAAGACCTGTGGCCAAAAGTCCCCGCCCCCGCTCTGTCAGCATCAGGGACCCCAGGGACTCAGCAGGGGGCTCCAAGGGAGGGCAGGGTGAAACAGGATCCAGGGGCACCGGTGATGGTCACTTGTCTCCAGCCATGAAGAAGAAAACCCCCTCCCCTAAGGCCAGAAAAGAAGCAGCTCCAGGATATATGGAGACCATCAGTCCATCTGCCAGTGCTAAGGGCAGTGCCAAGGGCAGTAAAGCGGGATCAGAGAACAGCAAAACTGAAG GATTAGGTTACAACCACCCATTTGAAATCAAGA gaaaagaaaaagaggaG
- the LOC128193016 gene encoding outer dynein arm-docking complex subunit 4-like isoform X5, with product MPRRGGSDNGSENQELVGTFETLRDEGEHFVHVKLWQKAIDSFTRAIEMSPEEKKCFVTRSKCWLQLGNAENALTDAEEALRLDKEYIPGLYQKAEAMYQLGDFETALVFFHRGHKLRPELQEFRLGIQKAQEAINNSIGKPDSVKLTAEGDLTYFYKQEEDEKAKAKAKKTGGTYGKPGAKKEAAKERQKPQASGDQKTIKQLLGELYGDKDFLEKLLSEDSMTSDNNPTNKDIREKIYDGLEYLHSRADFWRQQKPMYARKRDKAKQRQSAKARNQDPTSYLLRCLEDIDDDQSKERYEESLQKAKKTLKTVENMNEDQLQNKAEILANIHSQIGNAYLELGKYNDSLKHHEEDLKISKENGLEDARSRALDNLGRVHARKGNYDKAISVWEEKLPMSKSPLESTWLYHEIGRCYLELQRYQDARDFGEKAIQAAKEAEDDGWQLHASVLVAQSEVKLGDLQSASESFERSLDIAKKLNDGPAEAAIKKAMEEVNNRIVQGVKEGDGKDDDDRESVKSDKDRKGATSQASDNRYDDYPDDFEQDQQEKGSKQGSRPNSQPEEVSKKESNESKPRDSPSKDAEESTDKPTKSPSPAQPQSPSTVKATTSTGKDSKKGSESRKTSKESQKSTKSVQGTKSEQQKKTSKTSSKGKSSPPMKRKSTQEKKQSSEKKQSVGKKETEEKKQSGGKKDSTDSKGMGEGSKKAEETDDENDEIRKVSEANSKVDMFEKDEDKKEDKREESETKPSKPQKKSSGEGPTKKKSSQSPYVKTTKKASNSSIKSKTSTTSSGKGEEKSKQEKDSREDQSSSKDEVKVEDQEKKENQNTEQKKSSDDDIEEKPAEKRDSLEETEQNESNAVETQQNESDTKETQQNESKSDTKGTQQNESKTKTENKNISQDETNVQMVSEEDSAVPLETTEKDSKVEVEPYDTEAAEKGLGYNHPFEIKRKEKEEEGQKS from the exons atgccACGAAGAGGAGGAAGTGACAATGGTTCAGAAAACCAGGAACTGGTGGGAACATTCGAAACACTTCGTGATGAGGGCGAGCACTTTGTCCATGTCAAGCTATGGCAAAAAGCAATTGACAGCTTCACACGg GCCATTGAAATGAGCCCGGAGGAGAAGAAGTGCTTTGTCACAAGATCAAAGTGTTGGTTACAACTAGGCAATGCTGAGAATGCACTCACTGATGCAGAGGAAGCTCTCAGACTTGACAAAGAATATATTCCT ggATTGTATCAGAAAGCTGAAGCAATGTACCAGTTAGGGGATTTTGAAACAGCACTGGTATTCTTCCACAGAGGGCACAAGCTAAGACCAGAGCTCCAGGAATTCCGACTGGGTATACAGAAAGCCCAGGAGGCCATCAATAACAGTATCGGAA AGCCTGATTCTGTCAAACTGACTGCAGAGGGAGACCTTACTTACTTCTACAAACAGGAAGAG GATGAGAAGGCCAAG GCAAAAGCAAAGAAGACAGGAGGAACCTATGGAAAACCAGGGGCTAAGAAAGAGGCTGCCAAGGAGAGACAGAAGCCCCAGGCTAGCGGGGACCAGAAGACCATCAAACAGCTCCTTGGGGAACTCTACGGGGACAAAGACTTCCTGGAAAAACTCCTCAGTGAGGACA GTATGACAAGTGACAACAACCCAACAAACAAAGACATCCGAGAGAAGATCTACGACGGACTGGAGTACCTTCACTCCCGAGCGGACTTCTGGAGGCAGCAGAAGCCGATGTATGCACGGAAACGGGACAAGGCTAAACAGAGACAGAGCGCCAAGGCCAGGAACCAGGACCCGACCAGCTACCTGCTTCGCTGTCTGGAGGACATTGATGATG ATCAATCCAAGGAGAGATatgaagaaagtttacagaaaGCCAAGAAAACACTGAAGACAGTTGAAAACATGAACGAAGACCAGCTCCAAAACAAAGCCGAGATCCTGGCCAACATTCACAGCCAGATAGGAAACGCCTACCTCGAACTCGGCAAATACAACGACTCTCTCAAACATCACGAAGAGGACCTCAAAATCTCCAAAGAAAA TGGTTTGGAAGATGCCAGATCAAGAGCCCTGGATAACCTCGGAAGAGTTCATGCTCGTAAAGGAAACTACGATAAGGCCATCTCAGT ATGGGAGGAGAAACTTCCAATGAGCAAGTCTCCGCTAGAAAGCACCTGGTTATACCATGAGATTGGTCGCTGTTACCTGGAGTTACAGAGATACCAAGACGCCAGAGACTTTGGGGAGAAGGCGATACAGGCAGCAAAGGAAGCAGAGGATGATGGGTGGCAGCTACACGCTAGCGTCCTTGTCGCCCAATCAGAGG TTAAACTAGGAGATTTACAATCAGCATCAGAATCCTTCGAAAGATCATTAGATATAGCCAAAAAACTGAACGATGGACCAGCAGAGGCAGCTATTAAAAAAGCCATGGAGGAGGTGAACAACCGGATAGTGCAGGGGGTGAAAGAAGGGGATGGAAAAGACGACGACGACAGAGAATCCGTGAAGTCCGACAAAGACAGGAAGGGGGCCACCAGTCAAGCATCAG ACAACAGATACGATGATTATCCGGACGACTTTGAACAGGACCAGCAAG AAAAAGGTAGTAAGCAAGGGTCAAGGCCAAATTCTCAACCTGAAGAGGTTTCAAAGAAGGAGAGCAATGAATCCAAGCCAAGGGACAGTCCAAGTAAAGATGCAGAAGAAAGTACAGACAAACCAACAAAGTCACCAAGTCCCGCACAGCCACAGTCTCCTTCAACGGTCAAGGCCACAACTAGTACAGGAAAGGATAGCAAGAAAGGATCAGAAAGTAGGAAAACAAGCAAAGAGTCTCAGAAGTCAACTAAAAGTGTCCAAGGTACCAAGAGTGAGCAGCAGAAGAAGACATCAAAGACTTCCAGTAAAGGAAAGTCCAGTCCTCCAATGAAGAGAAAATCGACTCAAGAAAAGAAACAGTCAAGTGAAAAGAAACAGTCAGTTGGGAAGAAGGAGACAGAGGAGAAGAAACAGTCAGGAGGGAAGAAAGATTCTACAGACAGCAAGGGCATGGGTGAGGGATCAAAGAAAGCAGAAGAGACCGATgatgaaaatgatgaaataagaAAGGTTTCAGAGGCAAACTCCAAAGTAGACATGTTTGAAAAAGATGAAGATAAGAAAGAGGACAAAAGAGAGGAATCTGAAACCAAACCATCTAAACCACAGAAGAAGTCTTCAGGAGAAGGTCCAACTAAAAAGAAGTCATCTCAGAGTCCTTATGTTAAGACTACTAAAAAGGCATCTAACAGTAGTATAAAAAGCAAGACCTCGACTACCAGCAGTGGTAAAGGGGAGGAGAAATCTAAACAGGAGAAGGATAGCAGAGAAGATCAATCCAGTAGCAAAGATGAGGTAAAGGTTGAGGAccaagagaaaaaagaaaatcagaatACAGAACAGAAAAAATCAAGTGATGATGATATAGAAGAAAAACCTGCAGAGAAGAGAGACTCTTTAGAGGAAACTGAACAAAATGAAAGCAACGCTGTGGAGACACAACAAAATGAAAGTGATACCAAAGAGACTCaacaaaatgaaagtaaaagcgATACCAAAGGGACTCaacaaaatgaaagtaaaacaaaGACAGAAAATAAGAACATCTCACAAGATG AGACAAATGTACAAATGGTTAGTGAGGAGGATTCGGCCGTGCCTCTAGAGACAACAGAGAAGGACTCTAAAGTAGAGGTTGAACCTTATGATACAGAAGCCGCAGAGAAAG GATTAGGTTACAACCACCCATTTGAAATCAAGA gaaaagaaaaagaggaG
- the LOC128193016 gene encoding outer dynein arm-docking complex subunit 4-like isoform X3 — protein MPRRGGSDNGSENQELVGTFETLRDEGEHFVHVKLWQKAIDSFTRAIEMSPEEKKCFVTRSKCWLQLGNAENALTDAEEALRLDKEYIPGLYQKAEAMYQLGDFETALVFFHRGHKLRPELQEFRLGIQKAQEAINNSIGKPDSVKLTAEGDLTYFYKQEEAKAKKTGGTYGKPGAKKEAAKERQKPQASGDQKTIKQLLGELYGDKDFLEKLLSEDSMTSDNNPTNKDIREKIYDGLEYLHSRADFWRQQKPMYARKRDKAKQRQSAKARNQDPTSYLLRCLEDIDDDQSKERYEESLQKAKKTLKTVENMNEDQLQNKAEILANIHSQIGNAYLELGKYNDSLKHHEEDLKISKENGLEDARSRALDNLGRVHARKGNYDKAISVWEEKLPMSKSPLESTWLYHEIGRCYLELQRYQDARDFGEKAIQAAKEAEDDGWQLHASVLVAQSEVKLGDLQSASESFERSLDIAKKLNDGPAEAAIKKAMEEVNNRIVQGVKEGDGKDDDDRESVKSDKDRKGATSQASDKGNQSDQEDKRSRHSNEGEDKDNRYDDYPDDFEQDQQEKGSKQGSRPNSQPEEVSKKESNESKPRDSPSKDAEESTDKPTKSPSPAQPQSPSTVKATTSTGKDSKKGSESRKTSKESQKSTKSVQGTKSEQQKKTSKTSSKGKSSPPMKRKSTQEKKQSSEKKQSVGKKETEEKKQSGGKKDSTDSKGMGEGSKKAEETDDENDEIRKVSEANSKVDMFEKDEDKKEDKREESETKPSKPQKKSSGEGPTKKKSSQSPYVKTTKKASNSSIKSKTSTTSSGKGEEKSKQEKDSREDQSSSKDEVKVEDQEKKENQNTEQKKSSDDDIEEKPAEKRDSLEETEQNESNAVETQQNESDTKETQQNESKSDTKGTQQNESKTKTENKNISQDETNVQMVSEEDSAVPLETTEKDSKVEVEPYDTEAAEKGLGYNHPFEIKRKEKEEEGQKS, from the exons atgccACGAAGAGGAGGAAGTGACAATGGTTCAGAAAACCAGGAACTGGTGGGAACATTCGAAACACTTCGTGATGAGGGCGAGCACTTTGTCCATGTCAAGCTATGGCAAAAAGCAATTGACAGCTTCACACGg GCCATTGAAATGAGCCCGGAGGAGAAGAAGTGCTTTGTCACAAGATCAAAGTGTTGGTTACAACTAGGCAATGCTGAGAATGCACTCACTGATGCAGAGGAAGCTCTCAGACTTGACAAAGAATATATTCCT ggATTGTATCAGAAAGCTGAAGCAATGTACCAGTTAGGGGATTTTGAAACAGCACTGGTATTCTTCCACAGAGGGCACAAGCTAAGACCAGAGCTCCAGGAATTCCGACTGGGTATACAGAAAGCCCAGGAGGCCATCAATAACAGTATCGGAA AGCCTGATTCTGTCAAACTGACTGCAGAGGGAGACCTTACTTACTTCTACAAACAGGAAGAG GCAAAAGCAAAGAAGACAGGAGGAACCTATGGAAAACCAGGGGCTAAGAAAGAGGCTGCCAAGGAGAGACAGAAGCCCCAGGCTAGCGGGGACCAGAAGACCATCAAACAGCTCCTTGGGGAACTCTACGGGGACAAAGACTTCCTGGAAAAACTCCTCAGTGAGGACA GTATGACAAGTGACAACAACCCAACAAACAAAGACATCCGAGAGAAGATCTACGACGGACTGGAGTACCTTCACTCCCGAGCGGACTTCTGGAGGCAGCAGAAGCCGATGTATGCACGGAAACGGGACAAGGCTAAACAGAGACAGAGCGCCAAGGCCAGGAACCAGGACCCGACCAGCTACCTGCTTCGCTGTCTGGAGGACATTGATGATG ATCAATCCAAGGAGAGATatgaagaaagtttacagaaaGCCAAGAAAACACTGAAGACAGTTGAAAACATGAACGAAGACCAGCTCCAAAACAAAGCCGAGATCCTGGCCAACATTCACAGCCAGATAGGAAACGCCTACCTCGAACTCGGCAAATACAACGACTCTCTCAAACATCACGAAGAGGACCTCAAAATCTCCAAAGAAAA TGGTTTGGAAGATGCCAGATCAAGAGCCCTGGATAACCTCGGAAGAGTTCATGCTCGTAAAGGAAACTACGATAAGGCCATCTCAGT ATGGGAGGAGAAACTTCCAATGAGCAAGTCTCCGCTAGAAAGCACCTGGTTATACCATGAGATTGGTCGCTGTTACCTGGAGTTACAGAGATACCAAGACGCCAGAGACTTTGGGGAGAAGGCGATACAGGCAGCAAAGGAAGCAGAGGATGATGGGTGGCAGCTACACGCTAGCGTCCTTGTCGCCCAATCAGAGG TTAAACTAGGAGATTTACAATCAGCATCAGAATCCTTCGAAAGATCATTAGATATAGCCAAAAAACTGAACGATGGACCAGCAGAGGCAGCTATTAAAAAAGCCATGGAGGAGGTGAACAACCGGATAGTGCAGGGGGTGAAAGAAGGGGATGGAAAAGACGACGACGACAGAGAATCCGTGAAGTCCGACAAAGACAGGAAGGGGGCCACCAGTCAAGCATCAG acAAGGGAAACCAAAGTGATCAGGAAGACAAGAGAAGTCGACATAGCAATGAGGGGGAAGATAAAG ACAACAGATACGATGATTATCCGGACGACTTTGAACAGGACCAGCAAG AAAAAGGTAGTAAGCAAGGGTCAAGGCCAAATTCTCAACCTGAAGAGGTTTCAAAGAAGGAGAGCAATGAATCCAAGCCAAGGGACAGTCCAAGTAAAGATGCAGAAGAAAGTACAGACAAACCAACAAAGTCACCAAGTCCCGCACAGCCACAGTCTCCTTCAACGGTCAAGGCCACAACTAGTACAGGAAAGGATAGCAAGAAAGGATCAGAAAGTAGGAAAACAAGCAAAGAGTCTCAGAAGTCAACTAAAAGTGTCCAAGGTACCAAGAGTGAGCAGCAGAAGAAGACATCAAAGACTTCCAGTAAAGGAAAGTCCAGTCCTCCAATGAAGAGAAAATCGACTCAAGAAAAGAAACAGTCAAGTGAAAAGAAACAGTCAGTTGGGAAGAAGGAGACAGAGGAGAAGAAACAGTCAGGAGGGAAGAAAGATTCTACAGACAGCAAGGGCATGGGTGAGGGATCAAAGAAAGCAGAAGAGACCGATgatgaaaatgatgaaataagaAAGGTTTCAGAGGCAAACTCCAAAGTAGACATGTTTGAAAAAGATGAAGATAAGAAAGAGGACAAAAGAGAGGAATCTGAAACCAAACCATCTAAACCACAGAAGAAGTCTTCAGGAGAAGGTCCAACTAAAAAGAAGTCATCTCAGAGTCCTTATGTTAAGACTACTAAAAAGGCATCTAACAGTAGTATAAAAAGCAAGACCTCGACTACCAGCAGTGGTAAAGGGGAGGAGAAATCTAAACAGGAGAAGGATAGCAGAGAAGATCAATCCAGTAGCAAAGATGAGGTAAAGGTTGAGGAccaagagaaaaaagaaaatcagaatACAGAACAGAAAAAATCAAGTGATGATGATATAGAAGAAAAACCTGCAGAGAAGAGAGACTCTTTAGAGGAAACTGAACAAAATGAAAGCAACGCTGTGGAGACACAACAAAATGAAAGTGATACCAAAGAGACTCaacaaaatgaaagtaaaagcgATACCAAAGGGACTCaacaaaatgaaagtaaaacaaaGACAGAAAATAAGAACATCTCACAAGATG AGACAAATGTACAAATGGTTAGTGAGGAGGATTCGGCCGTGCCTCTAGAGACAACAGAGAAGGACTCTAAAGTAGAGGTTGAACCTTATGATACAGAAGCCGCAGAGAAAG GATTAGGTTACAACCACCCATTTGAAATCAAGA gaaaagaaaaagaggaG